ACCTAAaggtcaaaatatttttctatagacAAAGTATGCCCAAGAGGTACAGGGCATATACAAGTTAGGTAGAAAATAACCTCTCCGACTATCTCACTGGAACATTCCTTCAGAAAGCAAACACCTAACCCTTACTGTTATACTGATTAATAAGGTTTTTAATGTAGCTGTtcccaaagatgtaaaaaaagaaaatcccagattATGAAGGGGGAACAAACCACGCTGAGGGCATTCTCTCAGCGTCGCCCGTGTACCAGTGAAGTCACACGGGTGTATGTACTGCAAGGGTAGGACTGCATGAGCTTACCTATTCTGGTCTGTGTCTATTGAATATTTGACTTTATAAACTCTCGATAAACTAATTTCTCAGGACTTTCATTTTGAAGATAAATCTCTTTTAGAAGATATTTATTCCCAAACCAACTCTAATCTGATTGAATAAACGTATGATCCCTAAAAATGttgagtacaaaaaaaaaaaatcaaaaacgtATAGTAGGCAAACAAGAAAAATGGCACTGGCAGTTTTACTGCCATATAGCCCTCAGTTACAGCTAATTTACACTATTATCTATGTTGTGTTTTACTTCAGTCTAAAACTTTAAATTATGTATTCTCAAAAGAGCTAGTCTTTTCTGAGAGATAGCTTATAAACTGAAATATCAATTTATATTATAAACTGAAATGTTATGACCTACaaccacatatacatatataaaaatagtccCACTGAACGTTTGACATGTTTAGGTTATGCAGCTCaaataatttgttataaaatattttaaagcttagtTTCATGTAATTAAGACAAAACTCTCCATTTTTACCACTTCTCCCCACACAAATGTGTGTGTCCTTTACTATGACTCGAGCAGGCTTCCCAGAATGAGGTGTCCAAAGGTGCTGCTTTAGAAAAGATAAGTGAAGGGCTCAGTCAATATTTCACAAATTAGAGTAACACGCACACACAGAGCAGAGCaatgaggacacagagaatgTTGTCTCAAGAAAAGCTAGTAATTCTATTAATTACgctttgcttttataaaaaccAGTAGTACTTCTTCCAATACAAAACCTTCAATGTGAGAAtcttgaattttgtgaaatggcTGTAGTGCAAGGATTTTCTTTAAGCAGATTAAAGTCAAAACTGAAATTCAAGGTCAAAGATAGGGAAcagaacaaacatttctaattaaGATGCAATTACTGAAGATCAGCTATTTTTGTCAAGTCTGGTGTTTAAAATGTAAAGTGAAAATTAACACACAAAGATCACAACAGTTACACTGTAGTTTCCAATCtcttcctgaatttttaaaaaccactaccTTGAGCACATACAATGTATCTAAACAAAAAATGGTTCCAAATGaagcacacaaaaaataaacgtgaaaaaaattcTATGGAAAAATTTTCCATAGTTTagtataacaaaaataaatctctttcagcAATGAAACCGTAATTTTAAAAGGGAATGTAGGTTAATCGTGGATTTAAAATAACCTATATTAGCACTACATATAAACGGATGAATTTTCTCATACATTCAGAACCCAAGCAATACCAACTATTCTTAAAGCTCAAAACTGACTACAGCTAACATCAGGTCAGACATGACTCACGTGTGAAGCTGAACCCAGTTAGTTCAAGTTAAGATTTCACAAATTTTCCAAAACACGAACTGTGATCTTGGTCTTGTGTCTTTAGAATGATAGACCAAGAATAGTCAACAGTTTGCCCAGATCTTACACTAACTAGGACTATGAAGTCATATCTAAGCAATTAACAAGAACCACCACTGGTGTGTAAAAGTGTAAAAGCCTGATAGGGGTACCCTGTCTCGGTCTTTTCCAGCAAAAGACaacaatgaggaaaataatgaagacattatcattattttctttaaagcaagaAAGCACACAAAGCACTAAACCAActaatatattagaaaaagaattaaatggctACTGTAATTcctagttttcaaaaataaaatgattaaaaaatgatttttaaaaggtagaaaaagacTTTTACCCATATTACCATGGGAAACAAGATCATGACTTCACTCTTCCATTTTGTGTTCAGTGGTggcagcagcaaaaaaaaaaaaaaaaaaaaaaaaaaaacgaaaacaaaaaataaaaaacaaaaaacaaaaccaaaaaagtgaAACTAGAAAATTTATACAACAGCCATAGAAGAAGGCATTGCAATATTGCACCAATATCCTAAGCTCTGGCAAGTTTTGCCAGTGTAGATCTAGTCTGTATCAGATATAGACTCTACTCAAGAGAAAATGGCATCAATTTGAATGATCCACTCCCTGGTTATTCTTGCTTAATTTTGTCAACTACATGTTTTTCCTTCGAGTTGAAAGACTTGAAAGGTGCACAGCTAATCCTACAACacttttataaatgcttttaaacaGTTAACTTTGATGCATTCTGAATTTTGAGGTTACTATCCTTCATGCTAGTAGctttcagtaaataaaacaaaggctGAGGGCTTACATCCCCAGTGCCACTAAATATTTTGTACTAAATAAACAAGTAGATATAACCAGTAAGACTGTAATTCTATTTCTTACCTCTAAgtcaaaaatgaactcaaatttTCCACGAGATGCTACTTTCCATTCAACAACAGATGCAGCAGCCTTCTTGAATGTAAAGAACGGGAGTTGCACTTACTTTTAGGGGGCCTTTATTTAGGAGTCTGGTATTACCTAAATTCTCTTTAAAAGTGCTTGCACGCTGCAGGGCCAGGACTGCATATACCACTCCGATTCTCACTAAAAACAGGGTAACGTTAAACAGActgcaaagaaaaacattttcaaaaagaagacatacattgATAAGGAACACTAAAcgtttacttttgaaaataaaatacaaaatgttagtTTTCAGAAATCCATACATGTTTCAGGAATACAAGGAGCTCAAATATTACTGAATCAGTATGGACTGAAGATAGGCTACTTTGATACCAAATGAGGACTCCAGttattttaactttctaaaaatgttagTACATGAAAAGACGTTACATCTAAAATTCAACAAGTATGGCAAACCGTGTGTGCAAGTGCACTAGCTTAAAAATATAGAATCCTAACCACGCATAAAAGGAGATGTGCCTTGTACGTTCCTAAGATGTACGCAAGTATGGGTATGCTTTCGCTAACACAATGCAGAGAAGAGAAGGCAGCTTAGAAATAgtgttttgaatataaaaaagttaactttgtagaaaatttatatttttgcattttcagCAAAAAGCCATGCAAAAAGGTCAAGAGTTTTAACgtaaataataaaaccaaaaggtCGAACAGATTGAAATACACTGAAATAAATGTTCCAAAAGATTTCAGATTGAGATAGGAACCGAAATTACATCCAGTGACACTTATCAGGTCTTCTCTTAGAAGAGGCATGACTCCTACGCTGACAtctgaaagaaatgtttaaagcaTAAAATCAACTTCCCAGATAAGTGGATCACTCTATTAAACTGCTTCTGGAAGTAGTTTCAAGAGCTAGCGCTTCGAATTAACTTATTGCATGAGTTTGAggccactaaaaagaaaaaaaaaaaaaggatgctagCACAGAATGAAGAATTTTTTACGATATTAGACCAATGGCTTTGATAGTAAAACTGGTGaggtttttctttatgttttttaattaactacTCTGTCACAAACAAATTTTTTGTTTGGCTTATTTAAAGGGAGAAAGATGTCATTAGTTGCAACGTCTGACCTCGTCCAGTATATATTCCGGAAAATGCAGGTTGCATACTTGTAAACCATCTAGCTTGCAGGGCATCCGCGGGTACTCGTCTTCCTTCCACTTGTTTTCTTCTGGATCAAAAGTGAGAATGGAATCGCTGTAATGACCATTGTAGCAAAGGCCTCCGAGAACCATTATCTGTTTGTCCAGCACAGTCACACCATGACCACTTCTGCCAATTGGCATGGATGCCAAAATGGTCCACTGATCAGTCTCTGGGTTGTACACTTCTGTGGAAGGGCATCCCTGAGACTCAAAAGAGGCTCTCAAGATCACACAGACGCCACCGAAGACATAAAGCTTGCCGTTGTAAGAAATCATCTTGTGAAAGCATCTTGCGTAATTCATTTTGCTCTTATTCTCCCAACAGTTGGTAACCACTTGAGTTCTCCTGGTCCGCTGTTCTATGGTCCCTTCTTTACTGGGGTCAAACACACACACCTGTTTGGAGGTGGAAGATGAGGTGATTCCACCGGTGATGAACAACTTGTTATTGAGCACTGTCCCTTCATGTCCGTATTTGTTAACTGGATAAGGATCCACAAATTCCCATTTATCATTGGTGATGTCATACCTCTCAGTTGAATAGAAAGTCTCATCTCTGGTTCTGCCTGCCACAGCGTAAATAAACTTTCCAATGACACCAACTGCAAACTCTGAACGTGGCACAGACATGTCTGCCATCCGGAGCCAAGAGTTTTGCCTGGGGTCATACCTGAACACTTTGGAAGAAGCATGGAATTCGCCATCCGGGCCCAGTTCTTCCCCGCCCAACAAGAACACAAAGTTATTGACGATAGCAAGGCAATCCGGGCGCAGAGGAACTTGTGGGCCCTCCAGTTCCcaccagactcttggtttctttaAGAGAAGAATTTTACTGTTAACCATGCTATGTCCAATCATGCCTCGGAATACTGTAGTTTGGGGTTTGGCAGAACGGATGCGGCTTGACTTCATGTCCAACAAAGGCTGCTGGTGAACGTTCTGAAAGTAATTCAGTGCTTGGTCAACTTCATAGCGCAGCTGTCGGGAGTATCTATAAAATTCGGATGTCTTAACCTAAGAATACAAGTAAAAGAatttaaccaaaagaaagaacatcaaTGGCAAACAAGATATCAAAGCCAACTAAGATGATTAGTGTATGATTTGAGGCTTACTTTGCTAAAACTGTTTCTCCTGTTAAGATCACATACTATTTTTTTATGCAAAGTTTTATCatatttgttttcataataatCTATGCACATCCCCAAGccttttaatgtaaatatttattttccaggcACAAGGCTACATTCCTCTAACAAAATGTACTAATCATTCATCTACTGTATGTCAGGCCCTGGGATACAAGTGGTGGCTATGAGGACAAACAGAGGTTTCACAGTAGAGGAAATCATGGCCATGGTTTTCTTAACCACAAGGAACACTGTAAGAACAGCCATGACTGAAAAACTTGGGCAATCAAGTTAGTGAGTtagtaaaaacttaaatatatacaaaattctCAAGTTTTTGATATAAAGAATTGGTTTGATATCATCAACTCCTACAATCATAACCCAGTTGACAAGGAAAGGtcaaggtttttttcctttttttaaaaaaaaaaaacatttatttatttctgagagagagagggcaaggggcagagagacagacagacagaggatccaaagagggctctgcgctgacagcagagagcccaatgcagggcttcagctcacaaacatgagatcatgacctgagccaaagtgagatgctcaaccgactgagccacctggtgccccaactttttttttctttttcttggagctGGAACTACCTCATTGTGATGATTATCAAGATCTTATGAAGCACTTTTAAGTACTGTGCTAAGTTCTATAGggacataaaaatgttaagatgGGGTCTCTTTCCTCAAAGAACTTAGAATCTGTGTCTGGGGAAATGAAAATAGGTAACAGTTgccaataagtaaataaacaaggcAGTTGACAGTTGGGAATGAGGGTGTAATATGGGAGTTCTGTGGAACTTAGGACATGGAACATACACCAAACTGGCCCAAAACACTCACGGGTTACCTCGTGGAAGAGGTAGGAAGCTGGAATCCGTGAAGAAAAAGCTTGTATCCTAGTGACAAGAATAAGACAAGAATCTTCAACTTCAAGGGGAAAATCAGCTATTGTAGACAGAAGATGGGCAGAAGAGCACGACTGATGTGAAGTAGAGACAGGGAGCAAAGGCAATGACTCGAACTGATCTGAGGATTTAGACTTGAGGCGCTCGTGAGAGCAGGATCACTAAGGGACTCTCGAGAGGCATTCCACTTCACTGGTGATCAATCTACACTGGTGGGAGGATGCTGAGGCGGAGATGTCTAGGAGTGTACAGGGAACCCAGCGTGGCTGTGTGGGAGGGAGCCAGAACTACACATAAATGTTTAggagctttctttcctttttctcctttttccttcctcctccctagTTTTCTCATTCACGCCCCACCTTGGTCCAAAAAGTTTGAAACAGAAAGCACCGCAAatgtgtttttaagtattttgttaaCTGCATTTCAATAGGATTGGCTTCCTTTGTGATCCCAAGCAGTTAATTTTATGgatttaaaatcattattctgAGAAGGGGTCCTTCGGTGGATTTAACCAGGCCAGCAGAGAATTCCTGGTCTTACTACATAAAAGAGAACAAACGGACGTCATTACTTCACTGGGGGCCTTATGTGCAACATCTCAAGCTAAATTATTCCTCCTGCGAGAGACTAATAATCATCCCTGTTTTcctgatgaaaaaactgaggcttagaatcttaagtgacttgcccaaattGTTTACATGACTAAAACCAggagagctgggatctgaaccttGAACCAGGACAGTCTTGCTCCGAAGATCAATTTCCAATAGGTTACAGCACAGCTTCCTTTAGTCTTTAGAAAACTCTTTAAATGACAAACTCAATTCTTAGAACACTTAACATATTCAATGAATTAGCGTAATGACCCTTCtcaaagaaaagataatataatGGTTCTTAAGGAATCAATCATATGGATCACAAATGACTGGGCATCCAACCCAATTCTTCCTAGCAAAATATTAAGTGTGGAAAAAATCACAGCAAATAATGAATAATGGTAAACAAGTAATTTCAATAAAGAGAGTAATAATATGATAAAATTACGAGATGAACTCGCATTCTCTACTACTTTCACTTCACAtatagaagaataaagaaaatgaaacgaGCCTCAATCTCTTATGAGAAACAATGGAAACCTGTAAAGCCATTTTCACGGAGTATTTATCAATATGCAATGATGTTCACaatatattcagtttttaaaaagcaatagtaAACTGGTATCCCAATTAAAGAAGATTTTGTGTACGTTTGCTGTGTTAATAGTGATTGTCTCTAAAACTTCACAAACATCTttgcattctttgtttttaatgtatcatATTTATAAACAAGAAGAAtcttgccattaaaaaaaatgggtctcCTAAAACcatcaaaaatatatttgcttaGTAAAAATAcgtatcttttca
The DNA window shown above is from Lynx canadensis isolate LIC74 chromosome X, mLynCan4.pri.v2, whole genome shotgun sequence and carries:
- the KLHL15 gene encoding kelch-like protein 15 isoform X2 — translated: MAGDVEGFCSSIHDTSVSAGFRALYEEGLLLDVTLVIEDHQFQAHKALLATQSDYFRIMFTADMRERDQDKIHLKGLTATGFSHVLQFMYYGTIELSMNTVHEILQAAMYVQLIEVVKFCCSFLLAKICLENCAEIMRLLDDFGVNIEGVREKLDAFLLDNFVPLMSRPDFLSYLSFEKLMSYLDNDHLSRFPEIELYEAVQSWLRHDRRRWRHTDTIIQNIRFCLMTPSSVFEKVKTSEFYRYSRQLRYEVDQALNYFQNVHQQPLLDMKSSRIRSAKPQTTVFRGMIGHSMVNSKILLLKKPRVWWELEGPQVPLRPDCLAIVNNFVFLLGGEELGPDGEFHASSKVFRYDPRQNSWLRMADMSVPRSEFAVGVIGKFIYAVAGRTRDETFYSTERYDITNDKWEFVDPYPVNKYGHEGTVLNNKLFITGGITSSSTSKQVCVFDPSKEGTIEQRTRRTQVVTNCWENKSKMNYARCFHKMISYNGKLYVFGGVCVILRASFESQGCPSTEVYNPETDQWTILASMPIGRSGHGVTVLDKQIMVLGGLCYNGHYSDSILTFDPEENKWKEDEYPRMPCKLDGLQVCNLHFPEYILDEMSA
- the KLHL15 gene encoding kelch-like protein 15 isoform X1; the encoded protein is MAGDVEGFCSSIHDTSVSAGFRALYEEGLLLDVTLVIEDHQFQAHKALLATQSDYFRIMFTADMRERDQDKIHLKGLTATGFSHVLQFMYYGTIELSMNTVHEILQAAMYVQLIEVVKFCCSFLLAKICLENCAEIMRLLDDFGVNIEGVREKLDAFLLDNFVPLMSRPDFLSYLSFEKLMSYLDNDHLSRFPEIELYEAVQSWLRHDRRRWRHTDTIIQNIRFCLMTPSSVFEKVKTSEFYRYSRQLRYEVDQALNYFQNVHQQPLLDMKSSRIRSAKPQTTVFRGMIGHSMVNSKILLLKKPRVWWELEGPQVPLRPDCLAIVNNFVFLLGGEELGPDGEFHASSKVFRYDPRQNSWLRMADMSVPRSEFAVGVIGKFIYAVAGRTRDETFYSTERYDITNDKWEFVDPYPVNKYGHEGTVLNNKLFITGGITSSSTSKQVCVFDPSKEGTIEQRTRRTQVVTNCWENKSKMNYARCFHKMISYNGKLYVFGGVCVILRASFESQGCPSTEVYNPETDQWTILASMPIGRSGHGVTVLDKQIMVLGGLCYNGHYSDSILTFDPEENKWKEDEYPRMPCKLDGLQVCNLHFPEYILDEVRRCN